In the genome of Natronomonas salina, the window CCGTTCGCACTCGCACAACCCCATCGTCCAGTTGTCCTCTCACTCTGGGGGCGAGACCTATTCGGCCCCGCCTCTGGCGTGACCAAGGTATGCGCTCGGCTGTGTGACGAGGTCATCGTGCGAAGCGAGGAGATGAAGAACGAACTCGGGAGAGACGCCCACATCGTCGAACGCGGGGTCGATATAGAGAAGTTCAAACCACAAGATCAAGAGGAGGCTCAGAAAGAGGTTGGGTGGGAGAAAGATAGTAAACATGTGCTCTTCCCCTACTCACCGAAACGGGAGAAGAAGAATTATCCGCTTGCTGAGGACGTGGTTCACTCAGTCGATGAAAATCGTGACGAGGGTGTCGTCTTGCACGCTGTCCACAACCAGCCTCACGAGAAGATACCAGCCTACATGAATGCAGCTGATGTCTTGCTTATGACCTCTCGACCGAAAAGCGAAGGATCACCAAATACTGTCAAAGAGGCCCTTGCGTGTAACCTCCCGGTTGTGTCCACACCAGTTGGAGATGTCAACGAGCTTCTCGATGGTGTCTCGAACTCGTTCGTTTGTCAATCGGAGGAGGAACTCTCTCGAAGGACACTCGAGATACTGGAACGTGGGGAGCGATCGAACGGTGCGGAAAAGGTTGCAACGCTCACCTGGGATAATACGTCCAACCAACTATTGTCTATTTACGAGAGTGCCATTATTTCATGAAGGCCATGATTCCAAGACTATCTTCTGAATTGACTAAGATACTGCCAATACTCAGAACCGTTATCTTTTCACGGAAGTTCTTAACCGGCCTATTGCTGATAGCCTCTCTAGCCGGTGCAGGCGTAGCGGTAATTCTTCCAAACGCGTACACCTATCTTGTACCACCGGCGCTGTTTTTCTCAGCAGTAATTTCATTTAAGCAAAGAGAAACACCAGAATGGCCCACTATAAATATCGATCCTCGCGTTCCACTACTGGTGTACTTCGTTACCGTATCCGGGATTGTCTATACGTATTATTCGTCTGGTGTTCTTGTCGGCCGTCCATGGAAGATCCACCTTGGACTAATGGTCCTGTATTTACTGACCATTCCTCTCATAACCTCCTCAGCCCCCCGTTGGGTTTCTATTTCGGCCATAGTTCTGGCAGCCAGCCTCCATCGGGGTCTCGGATACTATGCGTCAGCAACTCAATACGGGCTTGATGCCCTCTTCCACAACCGAGTCGTGGGCGAGATAGCAGCTCAGGGAACCATCTCCCCATTATCCGCCACAAGCTTGGCTGAAGGTAAATACTACTTCGCGCCTGTCTACTATGCGTTAACAGCTCAGGCAGAGATAGTGACCAGCGCCACGACCCGTGACGTCGTGTTTTTAATTGCGAGTCTCGGGAGCATTGTCACTATTATCCTTATTGTCTATTCACTTGCCACAACTATATTCGAAGAGGAAAATGGCCTGTATGCCGCGCTCTTGATCGCCTCAGCTGATTTCGCCCTCTACTGGTCGTTGTTGCCACAACCAAACCTCCTCGGCGCAGTCTTCTTCGCACTGATACTTTATTTCTATATCCGGTACTTGA includes:
- a CDS encoding glycosyltransferase, which encodes MKVLNLINARKPFLMEQIRAVEATGVECDTICVPGDFYADDSDFTSRSVWDYVKFYPMVLSQVSSEYDVIHAHYGLTAPFALAQPHRPVVLSLWGRDLFGPASGVTKVCARLCDEVIVRSEEMKNELGRDAHIVERGVDIEKFKPQDQEEAQKEVGWEKDSKHVLFPYSPKREKKNYPLAEDVVHSVDENRDEGVVLHAVHNQPHEKIPAYMNAADVLLMTSRPKSEGSPNTVKEALACNLPVVSTPVGDVNELLDGVSNSFVCQSEEELSRRTLEILERGERSNGAEKVATLTWDNTSNQLLSIYESAIIS